The genomic stretch AATGTTGCTCTTTTCATATTCTGCAATGAGGCTGTGAGTTTAGGATCCGCATAAATCTTTTTTTCATCGAAGTCGGTAATGTGCAATCCACGAAGTGAGGTTGTTCTGCTGAGGGCAACGTAGGCCATTCCTGGTTCGAAAATCTTCTTCAGTGACACTACGGCAGACTGCATTGTCATGCCTTGAACCTTGTGAGCTGTGCAGGCGTAAGCTAACTTGATGGGGAATTGTCGACGAACTGCTCCTTTCCTTAGATTTTCTTCGGATCTCTCAATATAAACCAAGTTATCTTCATCACCTTGCACCCTTTTGCGGTATTTCTGTCCTGCATTTGGACTGTCAAGCTGAAGTCCTAGCATCTGTACAGTGTCGATTCCATCTCTTGTTTTAATGACAATGTTTGAAATCTTCCCAAAGCATCCATTAACGATTCCATCTTCGACATCCAGATTCCTAGTCACCATAATACGTACTCCCACTGCAACCTGTATGGTATCAAGCAAGTCATCCTTTTTTCCGATGATAGGCTTGTTTCGTCTCTTCATCGCTCCTGTTCTTGGGTCTTTCCTGTAGTCTTCGGCATCAATGGTAATGATGTCAGTGTGAAGAGCATGTACTGTGTCAGCATTGTGCCTGTGAACTTCTTTATTGGTGGCAAATATGTGCAGTGCATCACAAGGGCAGTCTTCGGGCTTCTTCACAGCCTGCAGTAACAAACCTCTATCTTCTTCCCTGAGAGCTTCGGTCTTCTGCTTCACTCGTAGTCGGTTCAGAAGTTGGGCAAAAGCAAGGTCTTCTTTCTGACGCATGATCTCTGTGAGGGTGATCATTTGGAAATGGTCCTTCCAGAAGTCCAAAACATCATCTTCATACACGCAGAGTGGTTTGGCTTTACCAAGCGGTGGCAGTTGGTGAAAGTCGCCCACAGCGAGGACCGAGATTCCCCGAAGGTTTCTTGCTGCCTTTGATCTGCTGAAATCTCCAGTTTATGTAGGCAAAAAGATCCTTGGAAATCATCGACACTTCATCAATGATAAGAATCTCCACATCACGTAATCTAGCTCGTAGTTCATCTAGGGCATTTCCAAGTCCTTGATATGGTGGCTTCAGATTCCTTGGAAGTTTTAAAATGGAATGCAGTGTTTTACCGGAAATATTGAATGCTGCCGTTCCAGTAAATGCACTTAAGAGCACTGTAGGCACAGAGAGATCCCTTCCTCCCGGAGTCGAGGCAGCTGTCGCAGAATCTTGGTTGCTTCCATGTATATGCACTTGATGACGTCGATTTTCCACAACCAGCACCACCTGATACAGTAAAAACGGTTCTGGATTTTGACCCCACACACGCTTCTGGCACCACTGGCAGACAGTGTAGAATATGGCTGCCTGAGTCTCATTTAGACTTCTAAACAACTTCCTAGCAAATTCAATACTCAACTGCGGTGCCTCTCTTTGTGGCACGACTCCATCTCCATGTTCAAGAATCTGATATTCTGGTACATCATCTTGTACATTCTCATCATCTGGATTGATGTCTTCTCCTTCTGCAATACACTCCAAACGATCCACTTCAATTTCAGGTGCAAAAGCTGTCCAAGCGTTCTCAGGTGGCCCTTGCTGTTGCAGCTGATCAAGTGCCTTATCCACTTCATCGCTGTGTTTCTCAAACTTCTGCTGGTGTGCTTTCACTACAGCACGAACAGGCATCAGGAGACCAGGGTGGGTAGGAAGTTCCACAGATGCACTTTTGTAAAACTGCTCATAGGTTGGAAATGTATGAGGTTTTAGCTGTGCATTGAAACGATGTGGCATATAAAGCTTCAGTAATCTACCGTAAAACTTTTCAGGTTGTTTTTCCTCCGAAAACCGTGCATATCTAATAACTGCAGCCTTACCAACAG from Onychostoma macrolepis isolate SWU-2019 unplaced genomic scaffold, ASM1243209v1 Scaffold28, whole genome shotgun sequence encodes the following:
- the LOC131535470 gene encoding ATP-dependent DNA helicase PIF7-like isoform X1, whose translation is MITLTEIMRQKEDLAFAQLLNRLRVKQKTEALREEDRGLLLQAVKKPEDCPCDALHIFATNKEVHRHNADTVHALHTDIITIDAEDYRKDPRTGAMKRRNKPIIGKKDDLLDTIQVAVGVRIMVTRNLDVEDGIVNGCFGKISNIVIKTRDGIDTVQMLGLQLDSPNAGQKYRKRVQGDEDNLVYIERSEENLRKGAVRRQFPIKLAYACTAHKVQGMTMQSAVVSLKKIFEPGMAYVALSRTTSLRGLHITDFDEKKIYADPKLTASLQNMKRATFEEIMPLLQRKKETNSNQDETLKIIHHNTEGLASHIEDIRCHHELQLADILCVMETHLSGSCISQHLQLKGYKMIAKNRHVSYSTYAEIAKKDGGGVAIFCKEDIQVQPRQYIHNVTDLEFVIIKIDTPTNATIATVYRPPHYSLEKFLPNLRSLLDYLDMMKKNPVIICGDFNEDLLSPGRKAILELFQSKGYTQLITTATTDKHTLLDHIYISRPDVCLQSGVLQAYHSYHNPVYCILKK